TGTAGCACGATCTCACGTGACTGGGACGCCGCGGTCTGTTCAGTAGCATGGTCAGCTACTTGAGCGACAGCCTGTTGTGTAGACTTCTCATTACCCCGTTCATAGATCCATTTATCGATTCCACCCGTAGCTGGATCGATCTCTACGCCTTGACGACGGAAAGCCCAACAGTTGTACGCTACCGAGACGAAGAAGCTCGCCGGCAAGCGATTAGCCGCGCCGATCTTGCAGCCTAATAACGTAACCTCGCCGCCAAAGCCCATTGTCCCGATCCCCAGCTCATTCGCTTTATCCAAAATATAATCCTCCAACCGTTGTAGATCGGAGTTCGGGTTCACATCTTCTACAGTACGAAACAATTGCTGTTTGGCCAGTTCATAGCCCGTCGTTCTGTCCCCACCGATGCCAACACCAATGAATCCGGCACTACATCCTTGTCCTTGTGCCTGATATACGGCGTGCAGAATGCATTTACGGATACCGTCCAAGTCTCGACCAGCACGTCCAAGTCCTTCAAGCTCTGTCGGCAGAGAATATTGAATATTCTTATTCTCACAGCCGCCGCCTTTGAGGATCAGACGCATATCTATATGATCATTCTCCCACTGTTCAAAATGAACCACCGGCGTGCCCGGACCGAGATTATCACCGCTATTCTCTCCTGTCAGCGAATCAACAGAATTCGGGCGTAACTTGCCCTCCTTGGTCGCTCTTTGCAGTGCGGCCTGGATAGCTCTCTTAATCTCAAGCTGATTAACACCTATCGGTGTATGAATAATAAAGGTAGGCATCCCTGTATCCTGACAGATCGGAGACACTTGTTCTTCGGCCATAGTTATGTTCTTCGAGATCGTCGAAAGTGCCAGCCCAGCCCGTGTCGCTTGATTCTCCCGTGCTTTTCCCCGATTAATTGCTCGCCGTACATCGCCGGGTAAATTCGTCGAAGTTTCAACAATCAATTCATAAATACTCTCTTGAATTTGTTGCATAGACCATGCTCTCCTCTCGATTGTCCAAAATGACACAAAAGCATTACAATCATTGCATGCTGCCGATAGCTTTATCCTCTTCAATAGTTTTATAATAACATAGTACCATGTTTCAGGTTACAAAATTATACAGACTTTCCCCTAAAAAAAGAGAGGTTTATCACTGATGAATTATCATTTTTCCGCTTATATGTATCGTCTGCGCTCGATCAAGCGGTGGAGCCTGATGCGAAGTACCACTGAAGAAAATGTAGCTGAGCATTCCTTCCATGTCGCCTTGCTCACGCATCTGCTATGCGAGATCGGAAATAAGCTGTTCCAACGTCAGCTGAATGCGGAACGCGCTGCGACGCTGGCACTGTTCCATGATGCCACAGAGGTATTCACCGGCGATATTCCAACCCCGGTAAAGCATCATAATCCGAAGCTGCTCGGCAGCTTCCGCGAGATGGAGAGCATTGCTGGTGAGCGCTTGCTGTCCATGGTTCCGCCGGAGCTTCGTACCAGCTATCAGGTCATGCTGTTCCCGAACGGGACAAATACGAACCCTTCGGATGCTGAGCTATTAAAATATGTCAAAGCGGCCGACAGCCTCGATGCATATTTGAAATGCACCTGGGAGCTTACCTGCGGCAATCGAGAATTCGCCGTCGCAAAGGAACAGCTCCATGACAAGCTGGATAAGCTGAACCTGCCAGAAATCGGCTATTTCCTGGAGCATTTTGCCCCTGGATTCGAGATGACGCTTGATGAGCTGTCCGAGCAACCGGAATAATAATTTGCATCAAATAGCGATAACATGTTTCGTCAGAAAACTTTCTAAGCAACATTAAGCCCTCCTGATCAAGCTTCTTCAGAAGAAGCATAATCAAGAGGGCTTTTGTATTACTAGGAATTGGCTCTGCTTCGCACTCTGTTAGCCGTTAATGATCTCCCCGCCGTTAATATGGAGTACTTGCCCGCTCATATAGGAGGAATCGTCGCAAGCTAGATAGACGTACGCCGGGGCAAGTTCCTCCGGCTGACCGGGTCGCTGCATCGGCGTATCCCCACCGAACTTGGACACTTGCTGTTCATCGAAGGTCGAGGGGATCAGCGGCGTCCATATCGGGCCTGGGGCCACTGCATTGACACGAACTCCAATCTTGCCCACGATGTTCATCGACAAGGCTCGGGTGAAGCTGACAATCGCCCCCTTCGAAGCTGAATAGTCAATTAACGTTGGATTACCCCTATAGGCGGTTATAGAAGCAGTGTTAATAATCGCACTGCCCTTCTTCATATGCGGTAACGCTGCCTGAGTCAGATAGAACATGCCAAATACATTCGTGCGGAATGTCTTCTCAAGCTGGTCGGAGGTAATGGCCGCAATATCCTGCTGTGGGTGCTGCTCACCAGCATTATTTACGAGAATGTCCAGGCCTCCCAGTTGGTCTACGGTTTGCTGCACAGCTTGCTTCGCAAAAGTCTCATTACCGATATCCCCTGGGATCAGCAGACATTTTCTTCCTTCCTGCTCAACCTCTCGCTTCGTCTTCGCAGCATCCTCATGCTCACTTAAATAGACTACGGCGATATCTGCTCCTTCTTTGGCATAAGCAACGGCAACCGCCCTCCCTATGCCGCTGTCAGCGCCGGTGATTAGAGCTACTTTATTCATCAGCTTACCAGCCGCTTTATAGGGTCCCTCATAGTCCGGCAGGGGATTCATCTTATGCTCCAACCCAGGTCGCTGATTCTGATGCTGTGGCGGCATCGTCGGTTTGCTCTGCCCACTACTAGCCATCGATATGTCGCTTCCTTCCTGTTCAGTTATTGTCCATCTATATTAAGATGGGCCTAGGGAAAGAAGGTTATGCGGTCCTACTCATTACAAAATCAAAAAAACTCCCGATCACCATCCGATGGATGAGGATCAGGA
The window above is part of the Paenibacillus lutimineralis genome. Proteins encoded here:
- a CDS encoding fumarate hydratase — translated: MQQIQESIYELIVETSTNLPGDVRRAINRGKARENQATRAGLALSTISKNITMAEEQVSPICQDTGMPTFIIHTPIGVNQLEIKRAIQAALQRATKEGKLRPNSVDSLTGENSGDNLGPGTPVVHFEQWENDHIDMRLILKGGGCENKNIQYSLPTELEGLGRAGRDLDGIRKCILHAVYQAQGQGCSAGFIGVGIGGDRTTGYELAKQQLFRTVEDVNPNSDLQRLEDYILDKANELGIGTMGFGGEVTLLGCKIGAANRLPASFFVSVAYNCWAFRRQGVEIDPATGGIDKWIYERGNEKSTQQAVAQVADHATEQTAASQSREIVLQTPITEEQIRSLRVGDVVIIQGEMHTGRDALHKYLLDHDAPVDLNGAVIYHCGPVMLKDEEGWHVKAAGPTTSIREEPYQAEIIKKFGIRAVIGKGGMGPRTLAALKEHGGVYLNAIGGAAQYYAECFKKVNGVDFPEFGIPEAMWHLEVEGFAAIVTMDSHGDSLHAGVEQASKEKLASFKEVVFK
- the yfbR gene encoding 5'-deoxynucleotidase; translation: MNYHFSAYMYRLRSIKRWSLMRSTTEENVAEHSFHVALLTHLLCEIGNKLFQRQLNAERAATLALFHDATEVFTGDIPTPVKHHNPKLLGSFREMESIAGERLLSMVPPELRTSYQVMLFPNGTNTNPSDAELLKYVKAADSLDAYLKCTWELTCGNREFAVAKEQLHDKLDKLNLPEIGYFLEHFAPGFEMTLDELSEQPE
- a CDS encoding SDR family oxidoreductase; translation: MASSGQSKPTMPPQHQNQRPGLEHKMNPLPDYEGPYKAAGKLMNKVALITGADSGIGRAVAVAYAKEGADIAVVYLSEHEDAAKTKREVEQEGRKCLLIPGDIGNETFAKQAVQQTVDQLGGLDILVNNAGEQHPQQDIAAITSDQLEKTFRTNVFGMFYLTQAALPHMKKGSAIINTASITAYRGNPTLIDYSASKGAIVSFTRALSMNIVGKIGVRVNAVAPGPIWTPLIPSTFDEQQVSKFGGDTPMQRPGQPEELAPAYVYLACDDSSYMSGQVLHINGGEIING